A genomic window from Quercus lobata isolate SW786 chromosome 10, ValleyOak3.0 Primary Assembly, whole genome shotgun sequence includes:
- the LOC115965624 gene encoding cysteine-rich repeat secretory protein 38-like: MENTTSPGKDNNYARALFDQLIGRVNEKDRFFETDEQIVNIGGRSLPSYGFVQCTRDLNVSSCRECLNDLMVEAEDCCESKIGWRISGPSCSLRYENYSLTASPPAPSPSPLPPSQSLPAAPQPKPDNVLLQLGFSGSIFPQVPREYSLTVNEDLSSFIASLADGSKVVK, translated from the exons ATGGAGAATACTACCTCACCTGGCAAAGATAACAATTATGCACGCGCTTTGTTCGACCAACTAATTGGGCGTGTCAATGAAAAAGACAGGTTTTTCGAGACTGATGAACAGATAGTGAATATTGGTGGTAGATCCTTGCCAAGCTATGGGTTTGTGCAGTGTACGAGAGATCTTAATGTTAGCTCATGCAGAGAGTGCTTAAACGACTTGATGGTTGAAGCTGAAGATTGTTGCGAATCCAAAATCGGGTGGCGCATTTCAGGCCCAAGTTGCTCCCTGAGGTATGAGAACTACTCTTTAACTGCGTCACCACCAgcaccatcaccatcaccactGCCGCCGTCCCAATCCCTGCCTGCAGCACCACAGCCGAAGCCTGATAATG TTCTTCTACAACTGGGGTTCTCAGGGTCTATCTTTCCACAAGTTCCCAGAGAATACTCTCTGACAGTGAATGAAGATCTCTCATCTTTCATTGCATCTTTGGCAGATGGATCAAAAGTTGTCAAGTAG
- the LOC115964158 gene encoding LOW QUALITY PROTEIN: cytochrome P450 71A9-like (The sequence of the model RefSeq protein was modified relative to this genomic sequence to represent the inferred CDS: inserted 2 bases in 1 codon), producing the protein MGASSSLFQSYYIFFAFFAPILFLLMNKQRKKLVQSKKLPPGPSKLPLIGNLHQLRGLPHRSLQHLSDEHGPLMFMKLGSIPTLVVSSADIAREIFKTHDLVFSGRPVLYAAKKLSYNLSAVSFAPYGEYWREVRKIVILELLSAKRVQSFQAVRDEEVALMLDSIAVSSGPVNLSELTLLLANNIXCRVAFGKKYDNGEDKSKSRFHGILNDTQDLLGGLCIADFFPWMGWWLSKFNGLETRLEKNFRELDEIYDKVIEEHLDPRRPEPEHENLVDVLLRVQKDSNQAIALSSDHIKGVLTDMFIAGTDTSSTILVWIMAELIRNPSVMQRAQTEVREAVKGKTKVEENHLSKLMYLKSIVKEGLRLHPPAPLLVPRETTDDCTIEGYHIPAKTRVFVNAKSIGTDPKYWKNQNEFLPERFLDSSVDFRGQHFELLPFGAGRRGCPGMNFAILIIELALANLLHRFDWELPHGIRRQDLDMEEAIGLSMHKKVPLCLVANPVAI; encoded by the exons ATGGGTGCCTCCTCTTCCTTGTTCCAAAGCTATTacattttctttgctttttttgcacccattttgtttttgttaatgaaCAAACAGAGGAAGAAGCTTGTTCAATCGAAGAAGCTCCCTCCTGGTCCTAGTAAGTTGCCTCTAATTGGCAACCTCCACCAACTTCGTGGCTTACCACATCGATCACTTCAACACCTTTCTGATGAACATGGACCCCTCATGTTCATGAAACTAGGCTCAATCCCCACTTTAGTAGTCTCCTCAGCTGATATAGCAAGAGAGATTTTCAAAACCCACGATCTTGTTTTTTCAGGCAGGCCTGTACTATATGCTGCAAAGAAGCTCAGTTACAATCTCTCTGCTGTGTCATTTGCTCCCTATGGTGAGTACTGGAGGGAGGTCAGAAAAATTGTCATCTTGGAGCTACTTAGTGCAAAGAGGGTCCAAAGTTTCCAGGCTGTGAGGGATGAAGAGGTTGCACTTATGCTTGATTCCATAGCTGTTTCGTCGGGTCCGGTTAATTTAAGTGAATTAACACTTTTGCTAGCAAATAACAT GTGTCGAGTGGCTTTTGGTAAGAAGTATGATAACGGAGAAGATAAAAGCAAGAGTAGATTTCATGGGATTCTTAATGATACGCAGGACTTATTGGGAGGGCTTTGCATAGCAGACTTCTTTCCATGGATGGGATGGTGGCTCAGCAAGTTTAATGGCCTTGAAACTAGGCTGGAAAAGAATTTTAGAGAATTGGATGAGATTTATGACAAAGTCATTGAGGAGCACCTTGATCCCAGAAGGCCTGAACCTGAGCATGAAAATCTTGTTGATGTATTGCTTCGAGTTCAGAAAGATTCAAACCAAGCTATTGCCCTTAGTAGTGACCATATCAAGGGTGTTCTCACG GACATGTTCATTGCAGGCACTGACACATCTTCTACCATCCTTGTTTGGATAATGGCTGAGCTGATAAGGAATCCATCTGTAATGCAAAGAGCACAAACTGAGGTGAGAGAAGCTGTTAAGGGAAAAACAAAGGTTGAAGAAAACCACCTTTCTAAACTCATGTACCTAAAATCCATTGTAAAAGAGGGATTGAGACTCCATCCACCAGCCCCATTACTAGTTCCAAGGGAAACAACAGATGATTGCACCATTGAAGGTTACCATATTCCAGCCAAGACAAGGGTGTTTGTCAATGCAAAATCGATAGGAACAGACCCAAAGTATTGGAAGAATCAAAACGAATTCCTACCTGAGAGATTCTTGGATAGTTCAGTCGATTTTAGAGGACAACACTTTGAGTTGTTACCATTTGGAGCTGGTCGTAGAGGTTGTCCTGGAATGAACTTTGCAATCCTGATAATAGAGCTTGCACTAGCAAATCTCTTGCATCGTTTTGATTGGGAATTGCCTCATGGGATAAGAAGACAAGATTTGGATATGGAAGAAGCAATTGGTCTTTCAATGCACAAAAAAGTTCCTCTTTGCCTTGTAGCTAATCCTGTGGCTATATAG